The proteins below come from a single Kryptolebias marmoratus isolate JLee-2015 linkage group LG12, ASM164957v2, whole genome shotgun sequence genomic window:
- the LOC112451168 gene encoding secretory phospholipase A2 receptor-like, producing MMRNICILVCLLLILPPVSAQQSSLRPVSFISYENSTTWNEAQSFCRKKHIDLVTIKDETENQAFTSMKGWLGLYRVDKNSQWKWSSGDESATFFSWADNEPQDYEHCGFKYSGTSKWINVACDQNRKIMCINEKLVLVKENKTWEEALEHCRSLGGEDTANPAIMYWKDGYDLATLITDDDHNYARERAQEATTDEVWTGLRYLGDKWFWVGGELMQYQDISSCPAGRCGVLEKNSKALFGTRDCRKRRNFFCYKIP from the exons ATGATGAGGAACATCTGCATCTTGGTTTGCCTTCTGCTCATTCTTCCTCCGGTCTCTGCACAGCAATCAAGTCTCAGACCTGTCAGCTTTATTTCTTATGAAAATTCGACAACTTGGAATGAAGCTCAATCATTTTGCAGGAAGAAGCACATTGATTTGGTCACTATCAAAGACGAAACTGAAAATCAGGCTTTTACTAGTATGAAAGGCTGGTTAGGATTGTATCGAGTGGATAAAAACAGTCAATGGAAATGGTCGAGTGGAGATGAGAGTGCAACTTTCTTTAGCTGGGCTGATAATG AACCACAAGATTACGAACACTGTGGCTTTAAGTATTCTGGGACCAGCAAATGGATAAATGTTGCGTGTGATCAAAATCGCAAAATCATGTGTATTAATGAAAAGCTGGTTCTGGTGAAGGAGAATAAAACATGGGAGGAGGCGTTAGAACACTGCAGATCTCTGGGGGGAGAGGACACAGCAAATCCGGCCATTATGTACTGGAAGGATGGATATGACCTGGCCACATTAATCACTGATGATGATCACAACTATGCACGAGAGCGAGCCCAGGAGGCCACCACTGATGAG GTGTGGACAGGCTTGAGATACCTGGGTGATAAGTGGTTTTGGGTAGGTGGCGAATTGATGCAGTACCAGGACATTTCAAGCTGCCCAGCTGGTAGGTGTGGTGTCCTGGAGAAGAACAGCAAAGCATTATTTGGAACAAGAGACTgcagaaagagaagaaacttCTTCTGTTACAAGATACCTTAA